From the genome of Candidatus Margulisiibacteriota bacterium:
TCTCGTAGACCTCGATATTTTTCGCAATAAGATAATTGTAGTATTTGCGGATCTTTTCCGATTTGGAAAACTGCCCCAGCGCCGATTGAAACAAAAGGAACGCCTCGTTGTAGCGCTTTTTAAAAACATAAATCTCGCCGAGATCGAGATAGACCTGCTCGGCCGGCGCGTCACTCTCCAGCTCCAGCTCCAGCACGCGCTCGTAAAAATCCAAAGCGCGACGCTTGCGCTCCAGTAATTTTTTCGGATCGAGATCGGTGTCTTCCCACGCGGCGATCTGCCGGATCGCTTTTTTGTAAGCCCGGGTCAAGAGCAGCAAATCCAAATACTCATAACAAATTTCCTCGGCCACTTCCTCAGATTCTAATTTCTGCTCAATGCGCTCGATCGCCTCATTACGAATAGCCAGCAGCTCGCGGTCGACAAACCAGTAATCGCTTTTGAGCGTTTTCGATTTTTCAAAATAACGGTAGGCGTCGGTCAAGCGGTTTTGTTTCTTGCTCAGCAGACCCAAAAAATAATAAATGCTGTGATTGTCTTTGTTTTCCTCCAGCAAATGCTTGAACATATATTCGGCCTGGCTATCCTCGCCAAGCAAAAACAAAACGGCGGCCTCGTAAATTTTGTACGAGGCAATGCCTGTGGAAAGCTGGTTTAAAATATCCCGCGCGTAAATGTCCGTCCGCATCTCCAGCATGAGCAGCGCCGCTTTGTCGTACTCTGGCCGTAGCATATACAGATCCAGCAGATCACGTTTGGAAGTTTCGTATTCAAAATGCTTCAAATAATATTTCTCGGCCAGCTCAAAAGCCTTGTCCAGATTGACGCGCGCCTCGCGGTTGGCCGGCGATTTTTTCAAGACCTCGCGGTAACACCGGATCGCCTCAGGATATTTGTTTTCATAAACCAGCATCAGGCCGTAATTAATCTGCGCCTGCACAAAATTGGGCGCGCTGGAAATGATTTTTTCCAGCGCGGCTTTGGCCGCCGGATAATCCGCTTTGCGAAAATACAAAGTAGCGATCTCCATCAGCGCATCGATATTTTGGGGATCCTGCCGCAGTTTTTCCTCGTTTTGGCGCAAAATGCCCGCGAAACATTCCGCAATACGCTGTTTGACGCGCGGCGTGCGCTCGCCGCATTTGAAATAATGCTCCAGCGCGCCAGCCAGATCATTTTGGCGGTAACGCAGCGCGGCCAGATAATAATGCCCGGGCTCGTAGCGCAGATTGAGCGAGAGGGTTTTCTCCAGCGCGGTTTCCGCCGCGGCAAAATCCCGCCGGCGCAGATGCACGCGCGCCATCAGGTAATGCGCTTCAATATCGTTATCGGTGAGCTTCAGGCATTTCTCCAGCTCTTCGGCAGCCCTGGTATATTTGCGGCTTTCAAAATTGAGCAGCGCCAGCGCGTAATACGCCTTGGCGTAATTAGGATTGACAACCAGCGCCTTAGTGCACTCGCGGGCAAACGCCGCTTTATCGCCCTGTAAATAATAAGTGTAACCCAGCTGATAATGCAGATCGGCGTCGCGGTAATTGATCTCCACGCCCTGCCGCAAAATCTCCGCCGCTTTTTTGTAATTGCGCCGGATCTGAAAAATCCGCGCCAGCATTTTGAAAGCCGAAGCGTAAGTGTTGTCGATCTGAATGATCTTGCGCAGATAGACGATGGACAAGCGGTAACGTTTTTCGTTAAACGCTTCCTGCGCCATTTTGAAAAAAGACTGCGCGGACTGCACATCGCCCTGCATTTGCCGGTCGGTTTGGAGCGAGGTGGTCAGGTCTATACTGCGGTCAATTTCGGACATGGCTATTCGACCAGCATTTCGTTGAGGATATTTTTCACTTCTAATATTTTGTTAGAATTTAAGCGTCCGAGTTTGCGCACAATTCGGCGCTTGTCCACAGTGCGGATTTGCTCTAAAACAATCCAGCCGTTCTTACCGCGAAAAGTTAGCGGCACCCGCGTCGGAAACGCGCGGGCTTTGGTCGTTAGCGGCGCAATAATCACCGTGGCGATATTACGGTTCATTTCGTCCGGAGAAACAATCACACAAGGACGCGTTTTTTTTATTTCATGCCCGACAGTAGGATCAAGATTGACCAGACAAATTGTGTATTGTTCCATCACCAAACCCATTCAAAAGACCGGTCATCAATATAGTCGGGCAGTAACAAGGCGGCGGTTTTGGTTTCAGCCGCTTGGGCAAAAGCCTTCTCCCAGCCCTGCCGCGGTTTTTTTTCCACGCCTTTGATCACCAGCTCGTCAGCGTGGATTTCCATTTCCACTTCGTCCTCGATACTTAACTCACGTAAAATATTTTTTGGCAGACGGATGCCACGGGAATTGCCAATTTGCACCACCGGAATAAGCATAATTTGGCTCCTTTTTATGTAATTATAATGTAATTACATAAAGCTGTCAAATTAGTTATAGCCGCGCCTTGATTTTTTCCGTTTTTCTCACCAGAGATTTGGCCGTGTCCAGCAGCACTTCCTGAAAACGCACATCCAGGCGACGCAGCAGCAAGACAATTTGTCCTTCCAGATTCTTGCTTTGCAGGCGCAACATCTGGCGTTGCGCCATTGGCGGCACCATTTCAACCCCGTCAAACCACCAGTCCAGCGTCACACCGTATTTCCGGCTGAAGCGCAGCAATGTGAGTAAATGCGGCAGATTTTTACCGCACAACATTCGATAATACTCGCTGGGATCCATATCTAAACTGTCCGCTGTAGCCTCAATAGTTTGACCGCTCTTTTTGCGCAACAAAGCCAATTTACGGCTTAACAACCGCTTTAAACGCTCATTGGTAATATCGTCTATCATTCTTGTCTCCCTGAGTTTGTAAAGTCTAATTTTTAGCACCCCTTGACTTTAGGCTAGATATGCATATAATAGATTTATGCATAACTATCAATAAACAAAATGGGAGGAATTTATTATGACCATAGCCACAGGCCAACCAATGCTGGCAAGCGACATTCTCAATCTGACTTTTTTTCCGAAAGGCACGATACTGACTTTCAGTTCTGAAGCGTGGAACAACGCAACCTACCCGGGATTTAAAGATATTTGGAAAGTCTGCAACAAAACAAATCACGTCGCTAATCCAAACATACCGGATCTGACCGATAAATTTCTGCGCGGTGCGGAGAGCTCAGATTT
Proteins encoded in this window:
- a CDS encoding tetratricopeptide repeat protein encodes the protein MSEIDRSIDLTTSLQTDRQMQGDVQSAQSFFKMAQEAFNEKRYRLSIVYLRKIIQIDNTYASAFKMLARIFQIRRNYKKAAEILRQGVEINYRDADLHYQLGYTYYLQGDKAAFARECTKALVVNPNYAKAYYALALLNFESRKYTRAAEELEKCLKLTDNDIEAHYLMARVHLRRRDFAAAETALEKTLSLNLRYEPGHYYLAALRYRQNDLAGALEHYFKCGERTPRVKQRIAECFAGILRQNEEKLRQDPQNIDALMEIATLYFRKADYPAAKAALEKIISSAPNFVQAQINYGLMLVYENKYPEAIRCYREVLKKSPANREARVNLDKAFELAEKYYLKHFEYETSKRDLLDLYMLRPEYDKAALLMLEMRTDIYARDILNQLSTGIASYKIYEAAVLFLLGEDSQAEYMFKHLLEENKDNHSIYYFLGLLSKKQNRLTDAYRYFEKSKTLKSDYWFVDRELLAIRNEAIERIEQKLESEEVAEEICYEYLDLLLLTRAYKKAIRQIAAWEDTDLDPKKLLERKRRALDFYERVLELELESDAPAEQVYLDLGEIYVFKKRYNEAFLLFQSALGQFSKSEKIRKYYNYLIAKNIEVYESMKSSGATSVYYNLAVMYALSGRKAEMFNMLELAVSRDKKLAIQARYEEAFAKYHELDRFRLITLIEGEDKNIYRLQD
- a CDS encoding type II toxin-antitoxin system PemK/MazF family toxin, with product MVMEQYTICLVNLDPTVGHEIKKTRPCVIVSPDEMNRNIATVIIAPLTTKARAFPTRVPLTFRGKNGWIVLEQIRTVDKRRIVRKLGRLNSNKILEVKNILNEMLVE
- a CDS encoding AbrB/MazE/SpoVT family DNA-binding domain-containing protein; translated protein: MLIPVVQIGNSRGIRLPKNILRELSIEDEVEMEIHADELVIKGVEKKPRQGWEKAFAQAAETKTAALLLPDYIDDRSFEWVW
- a CDS encoding helix-turn-helix transcriptional regulator: MIDDITNERLKRLLSRKLALLRKKSGQTIEATADSLDMDPSEYYRMLCGKNLPHLLTLLRFSRKYGVTLDWWFDGVEMVPPMAQRQMLRLQSKNLEGQIVLLLRRLDVRFQEVLLDTAKSLVRKTEKIKARL